Below is a window of Gossypium hirsutum isolate 1008001.06 chromosome A12, Gossypium_hirsutum_v2.1, whole genome shotgun sequence DNA.
CTTAAATGCTCATGTACGTAGCACAGTCCATTGCGGTGTGGAATTCGATTCAGATTCTAAGTTACAGTAAAGAAAAGCAGGATCAATCTTCCATTAGGATATTGCCAAAGAAGCTTATAATGCATAAAGCTCAGGGTTGCATCTTGAATACGAGGCTTAACGTTGAGTTCAGtgcagctttgacctttcttacaGAAAGGCGTTATTTTAGAGCTCTGCAAGGTTTTACTATTCATGGTGCTCATAGTTACAGGCAGCAGGGTGGAAATCTGCAAGTACAATGAGGCCAATTCTTTAATAGCCCGGTACAATTACTGGGATTTTTACATTGGAACCGCGTGCAACTGGTAATATCATTTTGTAAGGGTTAATCAGAGTAgagttttgtttgtttgttttaaatATAGCAAATATTTCACCATTTAGCACCATCTCTTTGCTTAATTGAACCCTTCACTCATTTCCAacaaaatggaatttttttttttataaaatttctctGCACATGATTTTCCACCCATTTCTAACAATGGCAAACTTCACATGCTTGGAAACCCAGAAAGGTCGCATTATGAAGGAGAAAAGCTAAAACTGGAAACAAAGTTTTTGTTTTTCTAGCAAAATTGAAGAAGGAACTCAATGGTGCAAATGCAAGGCAAATTCCATTTCAGTCCTTGCTTGATTAGAATAAAGAGCCGCCTCACAAAATCCTATTCACAAAAGGGTGATCAAGAAGCTCATCCACCGACCCTCTTTTTCTCCAATCTTTCTCCAAACACCTCCTCACAAAGCTTCTAAAATCCGGCGAAGCCGTCTCCGGTATCTCCAACCTCTCTCCCAAGCATATGGCACATATCAAAGCTGCCCAATCAGGCTTTTCCCCGAGACCAATCAACGGATAATGGCCAACCAAACATTCTAATAGCACCACACCTAGCGACCAAACATCACCGGAGAAACCATTGGCGTTGCCCCCATCCCACCTCTCTGGATCAACCCTTTCAGGACTCATGTAAGCACACGTACCCATGCACGCCTCACACGCGTTCCGCGTCCCAACAACAATCTTACTCACTCCAAAATCTGCAATCTTCACCTCTCCTTTCCCGTTTATCAACAGATTTGATGGTTTTATATCGCCATGAACGATTTGCATTCCATGCAAATACTGCAACCCTCGTACAACTCTTTGGGTAATCACCGAAACAACATCCTCAGGCAACTTCACCCTCACTCGGAGCTCGTCGTACAAGGATCCTTTCTCCATGTGCTCCATAACGAAACACAGGTCTCCCCCTATAGTATCAAACACTGCGAGGCATTTCACAACGAATTGTGAATCAACCCTTTTCAGGATTTCAGCTTCACATGCCACCTGGTGCCGTATTACAGCCGCGTTTTGATCGAAACGGAGGACCTTTAACGCGTAAACCGACGAGCTTTTACGGTTCCGGACTTTGTAGACAGTGCCACCATTGCCATGGCCAATAACGGTGAGTTTCTCTGAGGTCGGAGAGGCTTTCGATGTCTGGGGATGTTGGACCAATAGCTGAGAGCAACGCTGCATAATGGGACCATTGCCGGAAATCAGCTGCCGCTAACGGTGACGGTAGGGATAAACGGAGTCCCTGTTGGTGCCTTCTCTCCCTAACTAGTGTCATTTACacattttctatttttgttttgttaCCTCTGCCTTCCGCTTTTATCTACTAGTCtacaattattattaatgttttttttttaaaaaccccacaaattttaattaattttcttatctTTAAAGATGTAATCTTGATGTTTGAAGTTGCGAAGCATACAGTTGATAGCAAATAATAATCTAACAGCTATTAACCCATAAGTTAGGATTATAGGTAGTGAAAATCCCATGATCTATGGGCGTGTGGGTCTCTTCAGCACTTGAAAGTTGACAcgtatttcttaattaaaaattatgttttaatgtattttttttaagtaacGAAACACCCAATTTCAAGGGACTAATCGTTAAAAATGTGCTTCTAAAATTGCAATTTCAACTGCGAAATGAAGGGGGAAAATTGAATTCCTTagttttgataataataataattagagaAGCAATTGAGTTGAAGAAAAGGGGAATAATGTGTTTGCCTACCGCCTATATCAACAAATCGAATTATTAAGATCACAATGCGAAATGGAAGGTCAAGCCATGCATCACATAACAACTTTGATTTTACTTCCGATTAATCAAtcatttttaagtttatgttgatttcatgttttcttttgatatatctattttgtgtttttttttttagatacaAGTGATTTGAGTCAAATTTCTCATCATATTTATCTTCTGATCCACAAGGGAAATAATCTGCTTACTGATCACAAGATAGAATAATGTCCCACAAGATAAACCAAATTTCCCAGTAATGAACATTCATGATTAAACTGCTATCCGCCCCGTGGTAGGGATAATACCATCTCACCCGTCACCAACCTTATACCTCTTGTTTGTTTCACTCTATCTTTAGTTTTACAGTATAGTCAGCCAACAGATGCTGGTGCCCTCAAACTAAAAGGTAGGAGCAACAACCGTCTCCGAACTACTTCATATCAATGTTCACTAACCACCAATTACCAAACTCACAAAATGGTGGAGTGCAAGAAAATTTCCAGTTAGGAGGAACAATACCCAAAACAAAACCAGAATACATATGAAGACATTACTCGTTTTCCAATGACCAAAATAAAGTCAAAAAATACAACTTTCAGGTTCACCTCAAATAAATGGAAATAAAAGATTAGATCCCCTTGTTTTCTGATCTAAGAAGACCCATCTGTTCTGTGAGCTTATCCATATGCTGATATTTGTCCCATCCATCGTCCATCGCCTGCCCTTCATTTTCCTTGCTTTTACCCTCCATTGAGGTTGACTCAATTTCCTCACATACTGGACTTGGAAAAAGGTCATGAAAAAAAGGAGAGTTAACCAGTAAGGCATCTATGTCAGGATCAGAACCAATCTCATCAAGTTCTATGGATAACAAACCATTTACAGCCAATGTATCGGGATCAATCAATCCATCATTCCCCATTTCAGTAGGAATATCAACAATGCTTTCTGGGACCATTTCCAATATTTGACTAAGATCAGGCATAATTACATCTGTCTGTGTAACAGACACGGATGGTGGTTTTTCTGCTCCAATCAGTGCACTCACATCTGGAAGCTCTGCTGTTGTAATCCTTTCAGAGGATGTTGTACACGGGGAAGATTGTATTTCAGAAATGGCAGCTGAGGGGCAATGCCCCGAGATACCTGAAGTTGGTGAGACCTCTTGAAGAGTCACCCCTGATACACGACTTGAACTGTTCCCACCATCCAATCCACTAGATGACGATGAACCGTCACCTATCAGGGTATGTTCATTACTGTTGTTAAAGGAGTCTAGTCTGGGAGAAGCATCCCCTTTCATCATCTGCATAAGCATTGCTTTTGCGTCATTCATCAAAGGTTGATATTTAACAATCTGCCCATCAGAGGCAGTTGAATGGTCTTTATCAATGATGCCATCCTGCTTTAGCCTCCTTTTCTTGTTGGTTTCACTTATTCGTCTATTGCTCTCATTTTGCTGATGCACAAATTGAGCAAAAAAGCTGGGGCTCTGCACAGCCTTGGCTAAGAATGACATCATCTGCTGCTGCCGCTGCTCCATCCCCTGAAGACGTTGCACCATGTTCTGCAGCTGGTTATCAGTAGTCTGTTGCTGCTGCCTTAACCTAACAAGTTCCTGCATAAGGACATTTTTGTCTCTCTTGAGCCTCTCAACCTCTTCCTCAAGCCCAAATTTCCCAACCTCAACACAGGCACCCATAGATGAACTCTGTCCATGTGGTTGTTGTGTCTGTTGATGTCCATGGCCATGGGCAGGCTTTCGACGGCTAATGTTCCGAAGAAGGTGTTTCTGACCTCTTAAAAACCCCTCATTTGCAAATTCCCAGCGGTCTGGATCAACCTTTCGGAAACCCTGTTAAAATAGAGGCAAGAACAAAAAATATGGAGAAAACAGATAATTCAGCAGAATTGCTActgacaataaaaaaaattaaataaatatcggTCCCAAGGGaatgacaaaaaataaaattcatgggCAATCACTAACAAGCAGCGCTTGGAACTGATTGGAactagtttaaataaaataaatcgaAACTGTTCTTTCAGCTTGTTTGGAAAATGAGCCAAGACTGAGCAAAATGGGCCCCACCTCTGATCCCCAGTCAAGGACAAAGCTTATCACTGCTCTAAACTCTGAAGGCAAAAAATACCATATAACGAGCTCAAATTGAGCTCAGAAATTTGACTGGAATAGAATACCTCAATAGAAACTAATACAGGGAAACTCAAGTAAAAGATGGCAGCTTGAGTCAACTAAaccttgaaattttaattagaaaaagttCCAGCATTCCGATAACCATCACAGTCGAAATTCCTATTTTCACTGGAGGCTGTAGAACAAAGTTAAAATTAGACACCATTCTAGGCATTTCGAGCTCCTAAAGATCAATATATTTATGTTACACAAATCATAAATTCAAGCCATTATTCTACGATCATACTTGAGGGGACATGGATTTGATGAGATACCTACTTCTTGGAACATTTTATAATCT
It encodes the following:
- the LOC107946760 gene encoding heat shock factor protein HSF8-like (The RefSeq protein has 2 substitutions compared to this genomic sequence) codes for the protein MDGVSSSSNNQTDASTSGGGTQTATQPQPMPQPVAGHSANGPPPFLSKTYDMVDDPATDAIVSWSPTNNSFVVWNPPEFARDLLPKYFKHNNFSSFVRQLNTYGFRKVDPDRWEFANEGFLRGQKHLLRNISRRKPAHGHGHQQTQRPHGQSSSMGACVEVGKFGLGEEVERLKRDKNVLMQELVRLRQQQQTTDNQLQNMVQRLQGMEQRQQQMMSFLAKAVQSPSFFAQFVHQQNESNRRISETNKKRRLKQDGIIDKDHSTASDGQIVKYQPLMNDAKAMLMQMMKGDASPRLDSFNNSNEHTLIGDGSSSSSGLDGGNSSSRVSGVTLQEVSPTSGISGHCPSAAISEIQSSPCTTSSERITTAELPDVSALIGAEKPPSVSVTQTDVIMPDLSQILEMVPESIVDIPTEMGNDGLIDPDTLAVNGLLSIELDEIGSDPDIDALLVNSPFFHDLFPSPVCEEIESTSMEGKSKENEGQAMDDGWDKYQHMDKLTEQMGLLRSENKGI
- the LOC107946760 gene encoding heat shock factor protein HSF8-like isoform X1 encodes the protein MDGVSSSSNNQTDASTSGGGTQTATQPQPMPQPVAGHSANGPPPFLSKTYDMVDDPATDAIVSWSPTNNSFVVWNPPEFARDLLPKYFKHNNFSSFVRQLNTYGFRKVDPDRWEFANEGFLRGQKHLLRNISRRKPAHGHGHQQTQQPHGQSSSMGACVEVGKFGLEEEVERLKRDKNVLMQELVRLRQQQQTTDNQLQNMVQRLQGMEQRQQQMMSFLAKAVQSPSFFAQFVHQQNESNRRISETNKKRRLKQDGIIDKDHSTASDGQIVKYQPLMNDAKAMLMQMMKGDASPRLDSFNNSNEHTLIGDGSSSSSGLDGGNSSSRVSGVTLQEVSPTSGISGHCPSAAISEIQSSPCTTSSERITTAELPDVSALIGAEKPPSVSVTQTDVIMPDLSQILEMVPESIVDIPTEMGNDGLIDPDTLAVNVCEEIESTSMEGKSKENEGQAMDDGWDKYQHMDKLTEQMGLLRSENKGI
- the LOC107946760 gene encoding heat shock factor protein HSF8-like isoform X2 codes for the protein MGKLEKESRSMLFMTRGHKGFRKVDPDRWEFANEGFLRGQKHLLRNISRRKPAHGHGHQQTQQPHGQSSSMGACVEVGKFGLEEEVERLKRDKNVLMQELVRLRQQQQTTDNQLQNMVQRLQGMEQRQQQMMSFLAKAVQSPSFFAQFVHQQNESNRRISETNKKRRLKQDGIIDKDHSTASDGQIVKYQPLMNDAKAMLMQMMKGDASPRLDSFNNSNEHTLIGDGSSSSSGLDGGNSSSRVSGVTLQEVSPTSGISGHCPSAAISEIQSSPCTTSSERITTAELPDVSALIGAEKPPSVSVTQTDVIMPDLSQILEMVPESIVDIPTEMGNDGLIDPDTLAVNGLLSIELDEIGSDPDIDALLVNSPFFHDLFPSPVCEEIESTSMEGKSKENEGQAMDDGWDKYQHMDKLTEQMGLLRSENKGI
- the LOC107946761 gene encoding LOW QUALITY PROTEIN: mitogen-activated protein kinase kinase 10-like (The sequence of the model RefSeq protein was modified relative to this genomic sequence to represent the inferred CDS: deleted 1 base in 1 codon) produces the protein MTLVRERRHQQGLRLSLPSPLAAADFRQWSHYAALLSAIGPTSPDIESLSDLEKLTVIGHGNGGTVYKVRNRKSSSVYALKVLRFDQNAAVIRHQVACEAEILKRVDSQFVVKCLAVFDTIGGDLCFVMEHMEKGSLYDELRVRVKLPEDVVSVITQRVVRGLQYLHGMQIVHGDIKPSNLLINGKGEVKIADFGVSKIVVGTRNACEACMGTCAYMSPERVDPERWDGGNANGFSGDVWSLGVVLLECLVGHYPLIGLGEKPDWAALICAICLGERLEIPETASPDFRSFVRRCLEKDWRKRGSVDELLDHPFVNRIL